The following proteins are co-located in the Dromiciops gliroides isolate mDroGli1 chromosome 2, mDroGli1.pri, whole genome shotgun sequence genome:
- the LOC122744158 gene encoding 40S ribosomal protein S4, Y-like: MARGPKKHLKRVAAPKHWMLDKLTGVFAPRPSTGPHKLRECLPLIIFLRNRLKYALTGDEVKKICMQRFIKIDGKVRTDITYPAGFMDVISIEKTGEHFRLVYDTKGRFAVHRITAEEAKYKLCKVRKIFVCTKGIPHLVTHDARTIRYPDPLIKVNDTVQIDLEAGKITDFIKFDTGNLCMVTGGANLGRIGVITNREKHPGSFDVVHVKDANGNSFATRLSNIFVIGKGNKPWISLPRGKGIRLTIAEERDKRLAAKQSSG, from the coding sequence ATGGCTCGTGGTCCCAAGAAGCATCTGAAGCGTGTAGCAGCTCCAAAACACTGGATGCTCGATAAGTTAACAGGAGTTTTTGCTCCAAGACCATCCACAGGTCCTCACAAGCTGAGAGAGTGTCTCCCGCTCATCATCTTCCTGAGAAACCGACTCAAGTATGCCCTGACTGGAGATGAAGTAAAGAAGATCTGCATGCAGCGATTCATCAAGATCGATGGCAAGGTCCGCACCGATATTACTTACCCTGCTGGCTTTATGGATGTCATCAGCATTGAGAAGACGGGTGAACATTTCCGGCTGGTTTATGACACAAAGGGACGCTTTGCTGTCCATCGTATTACAGCTGAGGAGGCTAAATATAAATTGTGCAAAGTGAGGAAAATCTTTGTGTGTACAAAAGGTATTCCCCACCTGGTAACCCATGATGCCCGTACTATCCGTTACCCAGATCCTCTCATCAAAGTCAATGATACAGTTCAGATTGATTTAGAAGCTGGCAAGATCACTGATTTTATCAAGTTTGATACTGGTAACCTATGTATGGTGACCGGTGGAGCTAACTTGGGTAGAATTGGTGTGATAACCAACAGGGAGAAACATCCTGGTTCTTTTGATGTTGTCCATGTAAAAGATGCCAATGGCAATAGTTTTGCCACTAGGCTGTCAAACATTTTTGTTATTGGCAAAGGTAATAAGCCTTGGATCTCTCTTCCCCGAGGAAAAGGTATCCGCCTTACAATTGCtgaagagagagacaagagattgGCAGCTAAGCAGAGCAGTGGCTAA